One segment of Brassica napus cultivar Da-Ae chromosome C3, Da-Ae, whole genome shotgun sequence DNA contains the following:
- the LOC106431049 gene encoding polyamine oxidase 1: MTTASVIIIGAGISGITAAKELAEKGVEDVLILEATDRIGGRIQKQSFGDVSVELGAGWIAGVGGKESNPVWELASRLNLRTCFSDYTNARYNIYDRSGEIFPTGFAADSYKKAVDSAIQKLKSLEAECDGQEAEEAPSSPKTPIELAIDFILHDFEMAEVEPISTYVDFGEREYLVADERGYESLLYKMAEGFLYTSDGNILDNRLKLNKVVREVQQSRNGVVVKTEDGSEYEANYVIVSASIGVLQSNLISFQPPLPKWKTEAIQKCDVMVYTKIFLKFPHCFWPCGPGQEFFIYAHEQRGYFTFWQHMENAYPGSNILVVTLTNEQSKRVESQSDEETLKEAMSVLRDMFGPTIPYATDILVPRWWNNRFQRGSYSNYPMISDNQLQRNVKAPFGRILFTGEHTSEKFSGYVHGGYLAGMDTSKTLLEEMKQSLLLQPLLAFTESLTQTDQRSNPQMYTNVNLISGRS, encoded by the exons ATGACGACCGCCTCCGTAATTATCATCGGCGCCGGAATCTCCG gaatAACCGCGGCGAAGGAGCTGGCCGAGAAGGGAGTAGAAGACGTGTTGATCCTCGAGGCGACGGACCGGATCGGAGGGAGAATACAAAAGCAGAGTTTCGGTGACGTGTCGGTGGAGCTCGGTGCTGGCTGGATTGCCGGCGTCGGTGGTAAAGAGTCTAACCCTGTTTGGGAGCTCGCTTCTCGTCTTAACCTCCGTACATGCTTCTCTGACTACACCAATGCTCGTTACAATATATACGATCGAAG TGGAGAAATCTTCCCGACTGGATTCGCTGCTGACTCGTATAAGAAGGCGGTTGACTCGGCGATTCAGAAGCTAAAGAGCCTTGAAGCTGAATGTGATGgccaagaagctgaagaagctcCTTC GTCACCAAAGACGCCAATAGAACTCGCTATTGACTTCATCCTGCATGATTTCGAGATGGCAG AGGTTGAGCCAATATCGACTTACGTGGACTTCGGTGAAAGGGAATATTTGGTTGCTGATGAAAGAGGTTACGAATCATTGCTTTACAAAATGGCCGAGGGCTTTCTCTATACCTCAGATGGTAACATTTTGGACAACCGCCTCAAACTAAACAAG GTGGTTAGGGAGGTGCAACAGTCGAGGAATGGTGTTGTGGTGAAAACAGAGGATGGTTCCGAATACGAGGCCAATTATGTGATCGTGTCTGCTAGTATTGGTGTTCTCCAATCCAATCTTATCTCATTCCAGCCTCCTTTACCG AAATGGAAAACTGAAGCTATACAAAAATGTGATGTGATGGTGTACACCAAGATCTTCCTCAAATTCCCTCATTGTTTCTGGCCATGTGGTCCTGGCCAAGAGTTTTTCATCTATGCGCACGAACAACGCGGCTACTTCACCTTTTGGCAG CACATGGAAAATGCGTACCCGGGGTCTAACATTCTGGTCGTGACGTTGACCAACGAGCAGTCAAAGCGCGTGGAGTCCCAATCAGACGAGGAGACACTGAAAGAGGCGATGAGTGTTCTGAGGGACATGTTTGGTCCCACTATTCCTTACGCAACTGATATTCTTGTCCCTAGATGGTGGAACAACCGGTTTCAGCGCGGTAGCTACAGCAATTACCCTATGATATCTGATAATCAGCTTCAACGAAATGTCAAG GCTCCATTTGGAAGGATATTATTCACAGGAGAACACACAAGTGAAAAGTTCAGTGGATATGTGCATGGAGGATACCTTGCGGGTATGGACACAAGTAAGACTTTGTTGGAAGAGATGAAGCAGAGTTTGTTGTTGCAACCTTTACTCGCCTTCACCGAGTCTTTAACACAAACAGACCAGCGCTCTAATCCTCAAATGTACACTAATGTCAATTTAATATCAGGGAGAAGCTAG
- the LOC106431060 gene encoding protein ZINC INDUCED FACILITATOR 1, which produces MADEYKEALLEKQTTYHEGCPGCKVEKMKQLRKGYPYLELSFVWIVVLSTSLPISSLYPFLYYMIEDFGVAKTEKDIGFYAGFIACSFMFGRALTSVFWGIVADRYGRKPIILLGTISIAVFNALFGLSLNFWMAIGTRFLLGSFNCLLGTMKAYASEIFRDEYQATAMSAVSTAWGIGLIIGPALGGFLAQPADKYPNVFSKESIFGRFPYALPCFTISAFALVVTVLCCFIPETLHNHKQDNTLDDDSYEIIEAAARDSTASTGKTEKHEKASQGPLLKNWPLMSSIIVYCVLCLHDTAYSEIFALWANSPRKYGGLSYSTNDVGTVLAISGLGLFCFQVFVYPLVERLLGPVLVTRFAGALMIPIQMSYPFIANLSGLSQSLMLNCASILVNVLSVSAITGLLILQNKAVDQRQRGAANGIAMTAMSLFKTVGPAGAGILFSLSERRLNASFLPGSHMVFFVLNVIVLVGVALTFKPFLKTARS; this is translated from the exons ATGGCAGATGAATACAAGGAGGCGTTGTTAGAGAAGCAGACGACGTACCACGAGGGATGTCCTGGATGCAAGGTCGAGAAGATGAAGCAGCTCCGGAAAGGATATCCTTATTTGGAGCTCTCCTTCGTTTGGATCGTCGTCCTCTCCACTT CTCTGCCCATCTCCTCATTGTATCCCTTCCTCTATTACATG ATTGAGGATTTTGGTGTTGCAAAGACAGAGAAAGATATTGGGTTCTACGCTGGATTTATAG CGTGCTCCTTTATGTTTGGCAGAGCATTAACGTCAGTTTTCTGGGGCATTGTGGCTGATCGTTATGGAAGAAAACCTATCATACTCTTGGGAACTATCTCCAT tgccGTTTTCAATGCTCTCTTTGGCTTGAGCTTAAACTTCTGGATGGCAATTGGCACGAGGTTTCTTCTAGGTAGTTTCAACTGTTTGCTTGGAACAATGAAG GCATATGCGTCAGAGATATTTCGTGATGAATATCAAGCAACAGCAATGTCAGCT GTTAGTACTGCTTGGGGCATTGGCCTGATCATTGGCCCTGCACTAGGAGGCTTTTTAGCACAG CCGGCAGACAAATATCCAAATGTGTTCTCTAAAGAATCCATTTTTGGGAG GTTCCCGTATGCGTTGCCTTGCTTTACCATATCAGCTTTTGCATTGGTTGTGACAGTACTATGTTGCTTCATTCCG GAAACACTGCACAATCATAAACAAGACAACACTTTAGATGATGACTCGTATGAAATAATTGAAGCTGCAGCTCGTGACTCTACTGCTTCTACCGGGAAGACAGAAAAACACGAAAAGGCTTCTCAAGGGCCACTTTTGAAGAATTGGCCCCTAATGTCATCTATCATTGTCTATTGTGTGTTGTGTCTACATGATACTGCATACTCTGAG ATATTTGCTTTATGGGCTAATAGTCCAAGGAAATATGGAGGTCTGAGCTACTCAACCAATGATGTCGGTACAGTTCTTGCAATCTCAG GTCTCGGCCTATTCTGCTTTCAAGTCTTTGTTTATCCTTTGGTGGAGAGACTGCTAGGACCTGTGCTGGTCACCCGTTTTGCTGGG gCATTGATGATACCAATACAAATGAGTTATCCATTTATAGCTAACTTATCAGGTCTCAGTCAAAGCTTAATGTTGAACTGTGCATCAATCCTCGTCAATGTACTAAGT GTGTCTGCCATAACTGGCTTGTTGATCCTACAAAACAAAGCTGtg GATCAGAGGCAAAGAGGGGCGGCTAATGGAATTGCTATGACTGCGATGTCTCTCTTTAAGACCGTTGGACCAGCTGGAGCTGGCATCTT ATTTTCGTTGAGCGAGAGGAGACTGAACGCCTCGTTTCTACCAG GATCGCATATGGTATTCTTCGTCCTGAATGTGATAGTCCTGGTCGGTGTAGCTCTCACGTTCAAGCCATTTCTTAAAACAGCTAGAAGTTGA
- the LOC106431023 gene encoding uncharacterized protein LOC106431023, which produces MSTDLVREDDVEENPSSVSSRMDLKRIHQWLTQEESSGSELFSNKRQVVETDSGSRTSFLTPPLMSAWDSSLVPNCLFDPANPQHTSHLLGRYISPVDQEVLHGSSFNLDTIRKVTVNNQVCESQNMPQSMLQFYDSTPSFGQTCSSIDKSFTLPGPNLSYDKGDENVFSTFHPFGKGVESFALMGQSLQKADYNIFSYNKGHENVMSNANVVFSQGCEMAFMVPSQEKADKNSDQTSQEVRRQTISFGNYQKETTMVSPVPVITSFENFSHSPAEDNMSSQYPPYASTSRVDTLLAPKSKDSKTAKKGSTTNTFPSNVKSLLSTGMFDGVTVKYYSWSREKNLKGVIKGTGYLCGCSDCNLNKVLNAYEFEQHANCKTKHPNNHIYFENGKTIYGVVQELKNTPQEKLFDAIQNVTGSDINRKNFNTWKASYHVASLELQRIYGKDAVVTLA; this is translated from the exons ATGAGTACAGATCTTGTTAGAGAAGATGATGTTGAGGAGAATCCTTCTTCTGTCTCTTCGAGAATGGACCTAAAACGGATTCATCAGTGGCTGACACAAGAAGAGTCCTCCGGTTCAGAACTATTCAGTAATAAGAGACAAGTGGTTGAGACTGATAGTGGTTCCCGGACGAGTTTCTTAACTCCTCCTCTTATGTCTGCTTGGGACAGCTCACTTGTGCCTAACTGCTTATTCGATCCTGCTAATCCACAGCATACATCACATCTCCTTGGTAGATATATCTCTCCTGTAGACCAGGAGGTGCTTCATGGTAGCTCATTTAATCTTGACACCATTAGAAAGGTCACAGTCAATAATCAAGTGTGTGAATCTCAAAACATGCCCCAATCCATGCTTCAGTTTTATGATAGCACCCCCTCTTTTGGCCAAACCTGCAGCAGTATTGACAAGAGCTTCACCTTGCCAGGGCCAAACTTGAGTTATGATAAAGGAGATGAAAATGTCTTCTCAACATTCCATCCATTTGGGAAAGGAGTAGAAAGCTTTGCGTTGATGGGTCAGTCTCTTCAAAAGGCTGATTATAACATCTTCTCTTATAACAAGGGACATGAGAACGTCATGTCTAATGCCAATGTTGTGTTCTCACAAGGCTGTGAGATGGCATTTATGGTTCCTAGCCAAGAAAAAGCAGACAAGAACAGTGATCAAACTAGTCAAGAGGTTAGAAGACAGACCATATCTTTTGGAAATTATCAGAAAGAAACCACAATGGTGTCTCCAGTTCCTGTTATTACCAGTTTTGAGAACTTCAGCCATTCTCCTGCAGAGGACAACATGTCTTCTCAATATCCTCCTTACGCCAGTACCTCTAGAGTTGATACATTGCTCGCCCCCAAAAGTAAAGACTCAAAGACAGCTAAGAAGGGTTCCACCACAAACACATTTCCTTCAAATGTAAAGTCCTTGTTGTCAACAGGAATGTTTGATGGGGTTACTGTCAAGTACTACTCCTGGTCACGCGAG AAAAATCTCAAAGGAGTTATAAAGGGGACTGGGTATCTATGTGGCTGCAGCGACTGTAACCTTAATAAA GTTCTTAATGCATATGAGTTCGAGCAGCATGCTAACTGCAAGACGAAGCATCCAAACAATCACATATACTTTGAGAATGGAAAGACCATTTATGGAGTTGTTCAAGAGCTGAAGAATACGCCTCAGGAGAAGCTGTTCGATGCTATTCAAAACGTAACGGGATCTGATATCAACCGTAAAAATTTCAACACCTGGAAAG CATCGTATCACGTCGCTAGCCTTGAACTTCAGCGCATCTATGGGAAGGATGCTGTAGTCACTTTGGCATAG
- the LOC106431009 gene encoding magnesium-chelatase subunit ChlH, chloroplastic-like: MASSLMYSPFTLSASRAEHLSSLSNTTTKHSFLRRKSKPTKPATSIFKVKSSVSGNGLFTQTNPEVRRIVPVKRDNVPTVKIVYVVLEAQYQSSLSEAVQQLNKTSRFASYEVVGYLVEELRDKNTYKSFCKDLEDANIFIGSLIFVEELALKVKDAVEKERDRMDAVLVFPSMPEVMRLNKLGSFSMSQLGQSKSPFFQLFKRKKGAGSAGFADSMLKLVRTLPKVLKYLPSDKAQDARLYILSLQFWLGGSPDNLQNFVKMISGSYIPALKGVKIEYSDPVLFLDTGIWHPLAPTMYDDVKEYLNWYDTRRDTNASLKRKDATVIGLVLQRSHIVTGDDSHYVAVIMELEARGAKVIPIFAGGLDFSGPVERYFVDPVTKQPIINSAVSLTGFALVGGPARQDHPRAIEALKTLDVPYLVGVPLVFQTTEEWLNSTLGLHPIQVALQVALPELDGGMEPIVFAGRDPRTGKSHALHKRVEQLCIRAIRWGELKRKTKAEKRVAITVFSFPPDKGNVGTAAYLNVFASIYSVLKDLKRDGYNVEGLPETAETLIEEILHDKEAQFSSPNLNVAYKMGVREYQSLTPYAAALEENWGKPPGNLNSDGENLLVFGKTYGNVFIGVQPTFGYEGDPMRLLFSKSASPHHGFAAYYSYVEKIFKADAVLHFGTHGSLEFMPGKQVGMSDACFPDSLIGNIPNVYYYAANNPSEATIAKRRSYANTISYLTPPAENAGLYKGLKQLSELISSYQSLKDTGRGPQIVSSIISTAKQCNLDKDVDLPEEGTDLSVKERDLVVGKVYSKIMEIESRLLPCGLHVIGEPPSAMEAVATLVNIAALDRAEEEISSLPSILAECVGRQIEDVYRGSDKGILSDVELLKQITDASRGAVSAFVEKTTNSKGQVVNVSDKLTSILGFGINEPWVEYLSNTKFYRANRDKLRTVFAFLGECLKLVVMDNELGSLMQALEGKYVEPGPGGDPIRNPKVLPTGKNIHALDPQAIPTTAAMASAKIVVDRLVERQKMENEGKYPETIALVLWGTDNIKTYGESLGQVLWMIGARPVADGLGRVNRVEPVSLEELGRPRIDVVVNCSGVFRDLFINQMNLLDRAIKMVAELDEPVEMNYVRKHAMEQAATLGVDIREAATRVFSNASGSYSSNISLAVENSSWNDEKQLQDMYLSRKSFAFDSDAPGAGMAEKKQVFEMALMTAEVTFQNLDSSEISLTDVSHYFDSDPTNLVQSLRKDKKKPSAYIADTTTANAQVRSLSETVRLDARTKLLNPKWYEGMMSSGYEGVREIEKRLTNTVGWSATSGQVDNWVYEEANTTFIKDEEMLNRLMNTNPNSFRKMIQTFLEANGRGYWETSEDNIEKLKDLYSQVEDKIEGIDR, from the exons ATGGCTTCATCACTTATGTATTCTCCATTCACTCTGTCTGCTTCCAGAGCAGAGCACCTCTCTTCCCTCTCCAACACTACCACCAAACACTCATTCCTCCGGAGAAAGTCCAAACCAACCAAACCAGCCACATCCATATTCAAAGTGAAGTCCTCTGTCTCCGGCAACGGCCTCTTCACTCAGACAAACCCCGAGGTCCGCCGTATAGTCCCCGTCAAGAGAGACAACGTCCCCACCGTGAAAATCGTCTACGTCGTCCTCGAGGCGCAGTACCAGTCATCCCTCTCCGAAGCTGTTCAACAACTCAACAAAACTTCAAGATTCGCCTCCTACGAAGTCGTGGGGTACTTAGTCGAAGAGCTCCGCGACAAGAACACGTACAAAAGCTTCTGCAAAGACCTCGAAGACGCCAACATCTTCATAGGTTCTCTGATCTTCGTCGAGGAGCTCGCGCTCAAAGTAAAAGACGCTgtggagaaagagagagacaggATGGACGCGGTCCTCGTCTTCCCTTCGATGCCCGAGGTGATGAGACTCAACAAGCTCGGATCGTTCAGCATGTCTCAGCTGGGCCAGTCCAAGTCTCCCTTCTTCCAGCTCTTCAAGAGGAAGAAGGGAGCGGGCTCGGCGGGCTTCGCCGACAGTATGTTGAAGCTCGTTAGAACCTTGCCTAAGGTTTTGAAGTACTTACCTAGCGACAAGGCTCAAGACGCGCGTCTCTACATCTTGAGTCTGCAGTTTTGGCTTGGTGGTTCTCCGGATAATCTCCAGAACTTTGTTAAGATGATCTCCGGATCTTACATCCCGGCTTTAAAAGGTGTCAAGATCGAGTATTCGGATCCGGTTTTGTTCTTGGATACTGGTATTTGGCATCCACTTGCTCCAACGATGTACGATGATGTTAAGGAGTATTTAAATTGGTATGATACTAGGAGAGACACCAACGCTTCTCTCAAGAGGAAAGACGCGACGGTTATTGGTCTAGTCCTTCAGAGGAGTCACATTGTGACTGGGGATGATAGTCACTACGTGGCTGTGATCATGGAGCTTGAGGCTAGAGGCGCTAAGGTCATTCCTATCTTCGCTGGAGGGTTGGACTTTTCGGGTCCGGTCGAGAGATATTTTGTTGATCCGGTTACGAAGCAGCCTATTATAAACTCTGCTGTCTCTTTAACCGGTTTTGCGTTGGTGGGTGGACCGGCGAGGCAGGATCATCCGAGGGCTATCGAGGCGTTGAAGACGCTTGATGTTCCTTATCTTGTGGGAGTGCCGCTGGTGTTTCAGACGACGGAGGAGTGGCTTAACAGCACGCTTGGTCTTCATCCCATCCAGGTGGCTCTCCAGGTTGCTCTCCCTGAGCTTGATGGAGGAATGGAACCAATCGTTTTCGCTGGTCGCGACCCTAGAACAG GGAAGTCACATGCTCTTCACAAGAGAGTGGAACAACTCTGCATCAGGGCTATTAGATGGGGAGAgctcaaaagaaaaactaag GCAGAAAAGAGAGTGGCTATCACTGTTTTCAGTTTCCCACCGGACAAAGGAAACGTAGGAACCGCAGCTTACCTCAACGTGTTTGCTTCCATCTACTCGGTCCTAAAAGACCTCAAAAGAGACGGTTACAACGTAGAGGGGCTACCCGAGACTGCAGAGACTCTCATCGAAGAGATCCTCCACGACAAGGAGGCTCAGTTCAGCAGCCCCAACCTGAACGTTGCTTACAAAATGGGAGTCCGCGAGTACCAGAGCCTCACTCCTTACGCAGCCGCCTTGGAAGAAAACTGGGGGAAGCCTCCAGGGAACCTTAACTCAGACGGAGAGAATCTCCTTGTCTTTGGCAAAACGTACGGTAACGTTTTCATCGGCGTGCAGCCGACGTTTGGGTACGAAGGTGATCCCATGAGGCTCCTCTTCTCCAAATCAGCGAGTCCTCATCACGGCTTTGCAGCTTACTACTCTTACGTTGAGAAGATCTTCAAAGCTGATGCTGTTCTTCATTTTGGCACACACGGCTCGCTTGAGTTTATGCCAGGGAAGCAAGTAGGGATGAGTGATGCTTGTTTCCCGGACAGTCTCATTGGGAACATTCCGAATGTTTACTACTATGCAGCTAACAACCCTTCAGAAGCAACCATCGCAAAGAGGAGAAGTTATGCTAATACAATCAGTTACCTGACTCCACCAGCTGAGAACGCTGGTCTCTACAAAGGTCTGAAGCAGTTGAGCGAGCTTATCTCCTCGTACCAGTCTCTCAAGGACACTGGAAGAGGTCCACAGATTGTGAGCTCCATCATCAGCACTGCTAAGCAGTGTAATCTTGACAAAGACGTGGATCTTCCTGAAGAAGGAACAGATCTTTCGGTTAAAGAGAGGGACCTCGTGGTTGGTAAAGTCTACTCCAAGATTATGGAGATTGAGTCTAGGCTCTTGCCGTGTGGGCTCCACGTCATTGGAGAGCCTCCGTCCGCCATGGAAGCTGTAGCTACTCTCGTCAACATCGCTGCGTTGGACCGAGCGGAGGAGGAGATCTCATCTCTTCCTTCTATATTAGCTGAGTGTGTTGGAAGGCAGATTGAAGATGTGTACAGAGGAAGCGACAAGGGGATCTTGAGCGACGTTGAGCTTCTCAAACAGATAACCGACGCCTCGCGCGGCGCGGTGTCAGCCTTCGTTGAGAAAACCACAAACAGCAAAGGACAGGTTGTTAACGTGTCCGACAAGCTTACATCGATTCTAGGGTTTGGAATCAACGAGCCGTGGGTTGAGTACTTGTCCAACACGAAATTCTACCGTGCCAACAGAGATAAGCTCAGAACGGTGTTCGCTTTCCTCGGAGAGTGCCTAAAGCTGGTGGTGATGGACAACGAGCTCGGGAGCTTGATGCAAGCGTTGGAAGGGAAGTATGTTGAGCCAGGTCCAGGAGGTGATCCCATCAGAAACCCCAAAGTTCTACCAACTGGTAAAAACATTCACGCGTTGGACCCTCAGGCTATTCCCACAACAGCAGCGATGGCGAGTGCCAAGATTGTGGTGGATAGGTTGGTGGAGAGACAGAAGATGGAGAACGAAGGGAAGTATCCAGAGACAATAGCCCTTGTCCTTTGGGGAACTGATAATATCAAGACGTATGGTGAGTCTCTTGGACAGGTTCTATGGATGATTGGTGCTAGACCAGTTGCTGATGGTCTCGGAAGAGTGAACCGTGTTGAGCCTGTGAGCTTGGAAGAGCTTGGAAGGCCGAGGATTGATGTTGTTGTTAACTGCTCAGGAGTCTTCCGTGATCTCTTTATCAATCAG ATGAATCTTCTTGACCGAGCAATCAAGATGGTGGCTGAGCTAGACGAGCCAGTTGAGATGAACTATGTGAGAAAACACGCCATGGAACAAGCAGCAACGCTTGGCGTTGATATCAGAGAGGCAGCGACAAGAGTTTTCTCAAACGCGTCGGGATCATACTCGTCAAACATCAGTCTCGCTGTTGAGAACTCTTCATGGAACGATGAGAAACAGCTTCAGGACATGTACTTGAGCCGCAAGTCGTTTGCGTTTGACAGCGATGCTCCTGGAGCAGGGATGGCTGAGAAGAAGCAGGTCTTTGAGATGGCTCTTATGACTGCAGAAGTCACGTTCCAGAACCTGGATTCTTCCGAGATTTCGTTGACTGACGTGAGCCACTACTTTGACTCTGACCCGACGAACCTGGTTCAGAGTTTGAGGAAAGACAAGAAGAAGCCTAGCGCTTACATTGCTGATACAACAACCGCAAACGCTCAG GTGAGGTCACTATCTGAGACAGTGAGGCTGGATGCAAGAACAAAGCTGCTGAATCCAAAGTGGTACGAAGGGATGATGTCAAGTGGATACGAAGGAGTTCGTGAGATAGAGAAGAGACTTACCAACACTGTTGGATGGAGTGCAACCTCAGGCCAAGTAGACAACTGGGTGTACGAGGAGGCCAACACAACTTTCATCAAAGACGAGGAGATGCTTAACCGTCTCATGAACACTAATCCAAACTCCTTCAGGAAGATGATCCAAACTTTCCTGGAAGCCAATGGTCGTGGCTACTGGGAAACTTCAGAGGATAACATCGAGAAGCTCAAGGACTTGTACTCTCAGGTCGAAGACAAGATTGAAGGGATCGATCGATAG
- the LOC106431054 gene encoding cycloartenol-C-24-methyltransferase: MSKSGAMDLASNLGGKIDKSDVLAAVEKYEQYHEFHGGDEEERKANYTDMVNKYYDLATSFYEYGWGESFHFAHRWNGESLRESIKRHEHFLALQLGVKPGQKVLDVGCGIGGPLREIARFSNSSVTGINNNEYQITRGKELNRLAGVDKTCNFVKADFMKMPFPENTFDAVYAIEATCHAPDAYGCYKEIYRVLKPGQCFAAYEWCMTDAFDPDNAQHQKIKAEIEIGDGLPDIRLTSKCLEALKQAGFEVIWEKDLAKDSPVPWYLPLDKNHFSLSSFRLTAVGRFITKNMVKLLEYIRLAPKGSQRVSNFLEKAAEGLVDGGRREIFTPMYFFLARKPE; this comes from the exons ATGTCGAAGTCCGGAGCTATGGATCTCGCCTCGAACCTTGGTGGAAAGATCGATAAATCCGATGTCCTCGCCGCCGTCGAAAA GTATGAGCAATATCATGAATTCCACGGAGGAGACGAGGAAGAGCGAAAAGCTAACTACACTGACATG GTTAATAAGTACTATGATCTTGCTACTAGCTTTTATGAGTACGGATGGGGAGAGTCCTTCCATTTTGCACACAG ATGGAATGGAGAATCACTTCGAGAGAGTATCAAACGTCACGAGCACTTTCTTGCTCTTCAGCTTGGCGTTAAACCAGGACAAAAG GTACTGGATGTAGGGTGTGGAATTGGTGGACCACTGAGAGAAATTGCACGATTCAG CAATTCATCTGTTACCGGGATCAACAATAATGAATACCAGATCACCAGGGGCAAG GAGCTAAACCGACTTGCAGGTGTCGACAAGACATGTAACTTTGTCAAG GCTGACTTCATGAAGATGCCATTCCCTGAAAACACTTTTGATGCTGTTTATGCTATAGAGGCAACCTGTCACGCGCCTGATGCA TATGGATGCTACAAAGAGATCTACAGAGTGCTAAAGCCGGGGCAATGTTTTGCTGCCTATGAGTGGTGCATGACTGATGCATTTGACCCTGATAACGCTCAACATCAGAAAATAAAG GCAGAGATAGAGATTGGAGATGGTCTCCCTGACATTAGGCTGACTTCAAAGTGCCTGGAAGCTCTGAAGCAGGCCGGTTTTGAA GTAATATGGGAAAAGGATCTGGCCAAGGACTCGCCAGTCCCATGGTACTTACCTCTGGACAAAAACCACTTTTCGCTCAGTAGCTTCCGCCTAACAGCTGTTGGACGATTCATAACCAAAAACATG GTGAAGCTCCTTGAGTACATAAGACTGGCACCTAAAGGAAGCCAAAGGGTTTCAAATTTTCTGGAGAAGGCAGCAGAAGGATTAGTCGACGGTGGAAG GAGAGAGATATTCACGCCAATGTATTTCTTCTTGGCCCGGAAGCCAGAATGA